The DNA segment ATATTTAAATTATATAATATAAATGTATTAAGTCTCAATGTGATAAATGGTAAAAATGGTCATTGATATTTTAGTATTTGTGATAAAATATAAAGGGCGTATTAAAATTTCTAAGGGGATGTTAATTTGATTTTAATCAGTGCATTAATTACTTTAATTTTAACAGGAGTTGCAGGATATTTAGGGAAGACAAAGGTGAAAAATTCTAAGGACTTTATAAGAGGTGGTGATGGTCTTGGAATTATTGGCGTTACCAGTATGCTTATGGGGTCTATAATAGGAGGAGCGTCAACTGTTGGTACAGCTCAAATGGCATATAAGCATGGTATAGCAGCTATATGGTTTATAACCGGAGTAGCTGTAGCTAGTATAATTTTGGGCCTTATATATTCGAGACTTGTTAATAAAAAGAATTCTGAGACATTGCCACAAATTATAGGAAATACCTATGGCAAAAAGGCTAGAACTTCTTCTAGTATATTGCTTTCTATTGGTATGTTCATACACATAAATGGGCAAATTATAGCTTGTATAGCTTTATTTACGGCTATATTTGGAATAGATGTAAATATAACAGCGCTTATGGTGGTAGTGCTCTTAGTGGTGTATGTGGTATTTGGTGGTTTTTGGGGAAGTACTTTAGTTGGTGGAATAAAGACAGTATTACTATATGGTACAAGCATTATATGTGGAATTATTCTTATTTTTAAATTTGGAGCTCATAAGGAAATTATAAGTTTTTTCCCTAAAAATCCTTGGTTTAATTTATTTAGTGATGGAGTTTTTGAGGATTTAGCCTCTGGATTTTCAACAGTAGTGGGTA comes from the Haloimpatiens massiliensis genome and includes:
- a CDS encoding sodium:solute symporter family protein encodes the protein MILISALITLILTGVAGYLGKTKVKNSKDFIRGGDGLGIIGVTSMLMGSIIGGASTVGTAQMAYKHGIAAIWFITGVAVASIILGLIYSRLVNKKNSETLPQIIGNTYGKKARTSSSILLSIGMFIHINGQIIACIALFTAIFGIDVNITALMVVVLLVVYVVFGGFWGSTLVGGIKTVLLYGTSIICGIILIFKFGAHKEIISFFPKNPWFNLFSDGVFEDLASGFSTVVGILSTQTYFQAIMSGRSQKVSKVSAFVVAFLVFPVGIVCTMIGMYMRIHFPNIVPSEAFPLFLVNYLNPTLAGVSIATVLISSMATGAGLTLGISTMFVKDVYKQLINKKADDKKELLVLRLSIIAIGIATFFIVIKNQDSMILNWGFLSMIFRAVPIFVPTIFALFFKDKIHKRAGFYSIICGTLASIIWILLGLHSISSIYIGLITNVVVILAVSRRELRINN